The Arenicella xantha genome window below encodes:
- a CDS encoding TonB-dependent receptor produces the protein MLNLKPHSYMRNRRTLTNSRNRNFFKVTAGAMLIGCVSTSALAVDEKSIEEIAVIATRLAQPVSDLSSNVSVLGESALSKLAPVHIQQALSQVPGVSLQRGNGQESLPAIRSAVQTGAGACGSVLVLEEGIPVRGAGSCNVNELFDTHFEQASRIEVVRGANSSFYGSNALNGSVNIVLPASGTNRLAIEAGPNQYWRAKAAVSYKLGDSGVMSTLERNAGRFYVTLADDGGYRENAGYQQEKFSWRHQLDFSRWEWELGATITQLDQQTAGFIVGLDSYRDPVLAKQNLDPEAFRRSDSARLWVSATRHSDRGNKLRSTVYARDTEMQFLQHFLPGDPLEQNAQRGIGWQSVYYVEASTALNWALGVDGELNDSSLRQSQAQPTLGSAFLQATIPVGTHYDYQVDSEQLAIFTHLDWQWAERWRLLTGARLETMRYDYDNLTLTGRTRDDGTACGFGGCRYSRPADRNDRFTNLSPRMEMRFQANQQWRWSLTLSDSFRSPQATELYRLQRDQVVADLDVVNARTIEVSTRYESANTQFELSLFDIDTQNVIVRDGDFFNVDGQRTQSRGVEFALQHQFNAQWQARLIGSLAEHTYASDQRVGDVNLNGNQVDTAPNAFGSAFLGWLVSDKLSLESELQTMGDYYTDPENNSRYPGHTLLHLRGSYQLSDRWRVSLRALNLTDRRYAERADFTSFTNERYFPGMPRSLYAELAMEF, from the coding sequence ATGTTAAACCTTAAACCACATTCTTATATGCGTAATCGCCGTACTCTAACCAATTCTAGGAATCGTAATTTTTTTAAAGTAACCGCTGGGGCGATGTTGATTGGCTGCGTTTCGACCTCGGCGCTTGCCGTCGACGAAAAGTCGATTGAAGAGATAGCGGTTATTGCGACGCGCTTGGCACAGCCGGTATCGGACTTATCGAGTAACGTTTCAGTGTTAGGTGAGAGTGCATTAAGCAAGCTAGCGCCAGTGCATATTCAGCAAGCGCTGAGTCAGGTGCCTGGTGTTAGTTTGCAGCGCGGTAATGGGCAGGAGTCGTTACCGGCGATTCGCTCTGCCGTGCAAACTGGGGCTGGTGCATGTGGCAGCGTACTGGTGTTAGAAGAAGGGATTCCAGTGCGGGGGGCAGGTTCCTGCAACGTCAATGAGCTGTTCGATACGCATTTCGAGCAAGCCAGTCGTATTGAAGTAGTACGTGGTGCCAATTCGTCGTTTTATGGTTCGAACGCGCTCAATGGTAGCGTCAATATTGTGTTACCAGCTTCTGGCACGAATCGATTAGCTATTGAAGCTGGACCGAATCAATATTGGCGGGCTAAAGCGGCCGTGTCATATAAGCTCGGCGACAGCGGAGTCATGTCTACGCTAGAAAGAAATGCTGGGCGGTTTTATGTCACGCTCGCCGACGACGGTGGTTATCGTGAAAATGCTGGATACCAACAAGAGAAATTCAGTTGGCGGCATCAATTAGATTTTTCGCGTTGGGAGTGGGAGCTAGGCGCGACAATTACCCAGCTTGACCAACAGACCGCAGGCTTTATTGTTGGCTTAGATAGCTATCGTGATCCGGTTTTAGCGAAGCAGAATTTGGATCCCGAAGCATTTCGTCGTTCGGATTCTGCGCGATTGTGGGTCAGCGCAACGCGTCATAGTGACCGTGGGAATAAGCTTCGTTCTACTGTGTATGCGCGCGATACCGAGATGCAATTTCTGCAACACTTTCTGCCAGGCGATCCGCTCGAACAAAATGCTCAACGTGGTATAGGTTGGCAGTCAGTGTATTACGTCGAAGCATCGACGGCGCTGAATTGGGCGCTCGGTGTTGATGGGGAGCTGAACGATTCTTCATTACGGCAAAGCCAAGCGCAACCGACGTTAGGCTCTGCATTTCTGCAAGCGACGATTCCGGTTGGAACACATTACGATTATCAAGTGGACAGTGAGCAGCTTGCGATCTTTACACACCTAGATTGGCAATGGGCTGAGCGCTGGCGGTTACTCACTGGTGCGCGTTTGGAAACCATGCGCTACGATTACGATAATCTTACGTTGACTGGCCGAACCCGTGATGACGGTACTGCGTGTGGCTTTGGTGGTTGCCGGTATAGTCGTCCCGCCGATCGTAACGATCGCTTTACCAATCTGTCGCCACGTATGGAGATGCGCTTTCAGGCCAATCAACAATGGCGTTGGTCGCTAACCTTGTCGGACTCGTTTCGTTCCCCGCAAGCAACTGAGTTGTATCGCTTGCAACGAGATCAAGTGGTAGCAGATTTAGACGTTGTTAATGCTCGAACAATTGAAGTATCCACACGCTATGAATCCGCCAATACTCAGTTTGAGTTGTCTTTATTCGACATCGATACGCAAAATGTAATTGTTCGCGACGGTGATTTTTTCAATGTGGATGGACAGCGTACGCAAAGCCGCGGTGTGGAGTTTGCGCTACAACATCAATTTAATGCGCAGTGGCAGGCACGTTTGATTGGCAGCCTTGCTGAGCACACTTATGCCTCTGATCAACGCGTCGGTGACGTCAACCTAAATGGCAATCAAGTGGATACCGCCCCAAATGCATTTGGTAGCGCTTTCTTAGGTTGGTTGGTCAGCGATAAACTAAGCCTGGAGTCCGAATTGCAAACGATGGGTGATTACTACACTGACCCAGAGAATAATAGTCGTTATCCTGGTCACACCTTGCTGCATTTACGTGGAAGCTATCAATTGTCCGATAGGTGGCGAGTGTCACTACGGGCGTTAAATCTGACTGATCGACGCTATGCTGAGCGCGCAGATTTCACGAGTTTTACCAATGAACGGTATTTTCCTGGTATGCCGCGTTCGCTGTATGCTGAACTTGCCATGGAGTTTTAA